One genomic window of Comamonas serinivorans includes the following:
- the ilvD gene encoding dihydroxy-acid dehydratase produces the protein MPEYRSKTSTAGRNMAGARALWRATGMKDGDFSKPIIAVVNSFTQFVPGHVHLKDLGQLVAREIEAAGGVAKEFNTIAVDDGIAMGHDGMLYSLPSRDVIADSVEYMVNAHCADAMVCISNCDKITPGMLMAAMRLNIPVVFVSGGPMEAGKAKLADPQTKTISIHKLDLIDAMVAAADDKISDADVAEIERSACPTCGSCSGMFTANSMNCLAEALGLALPGNGTVVATHADREKLFKQAGHLIVELARRYYEQDEATLLPRAVGFKAFENAMTLDIAMGGSTNTILHLLAIAQEAEIPFSMHDIDRLSRTVPQLCKVAPNTNKYHIEDVHRAGGIMAILGELDRAGKLHTDVPTVHAKTMKHALDQWDIVRTQDEAVRTFYMAGPAGIPTQVAFSQATRWPSLDTDRAEGCIRSYDHAFSKEGGLAVLRGNIALDGCVVKTAGVDDSILVFEGPAHVVESQDEAVANILADQVKAGDVVVVRYEGPKGGPGMQEMLYPTSYIKSKGLGKACALLTDGRFSGGTSGLSIGHCSPEAAAGGAIGLVRNGDRIRIDIPNRTIDVLVSDDELAKRRAEQDAKGWKPALPRPRKVSAALKAYAKLVMSADKGAVRDLSQLD, from the coding sequence ATGCCTGAGTACCGTTCCAAAACCTCCACGGCTGGCCGCAACATGGCTGGCGCCCGCGCACTGTGGCGCGCCACCGGCATGAAAGATGGCGACTTCTCCAAGCCCATCATCGCCGTGGTCAACTCCTTCACGCAGTTCGTGCCCGGCCACGTGCACCTGAAGGACCTGGGCCAGCTCGTGGCACGCGAGATCGAGGCCGCCGGCGGCGTCGCCAAGGAGTTCAACACCATCGCCGTGGACGATGGCATCGCCATGGGCCACGACGGCATGCTGTACTCGCTGCCCAGCCGCGACGTGATCGCCGACTCGGTCGAGTACATGGTGAACGCCCACTGCGCCGATGCCATGGTCTGCATCAGCAACTGCGACAAGATCACCCCCGGCATGCTCATGGCTGCCATGCGCCTGAACATCCCGGTCGTGTTCGTCTCGGGTGGCCCCATGGAGGCCGGCAAGGCCAAGCTGGCCGATCCCCAGACCAAGACCATCTCCATCCACAAGCTCGACCTGATCGACGCCATGGTGGCCGCGGCCGACGACAAGATCAGCGACGCCGACGTGGCCGAGATCGAGCGCTCGGCCTGCCCGACCTGCGGCTCGTGCTCGGGCATGTTCACGGCCAACTCGATGAACTGCCTGGCCGAAGCGCTGGGCCTGGCGCTTCCAGGCAACGGCACCGTGGTCGCCACGCACGCCGACCGCGAAAAGCTGTTCAAGCAGGCCGGCCACCTCATCGTCGAACTCGCCCGCCGCTACTACGAGCAGGACGAGGCCACGCTGCTGCCGCGCGCCGTGGGCTTCAAGGCCTTTGAAAACGCCATGACGCTGGACATCGCCATGGGGGGCTCGACCAACACCATCTTGCACCTGCTGGCCATTGCGCAAGAAGCCGAGATCCCGTTCAGCATGCACGACATCGACCGCCTCTCGCGCACGGTGCCGCAGCTGTGCAAGGTGGCGCCCAACACCAACAAGTACCACATCGAAGACGTGCACCGCGCGGGCGGCATCATGGCCATCCTGGGCGAGCTGGACCGCGCCGGCAAGCTGCACACCGATGTGCCCACCGTGCACGCCAAGACCATGAAGCACGCGCTCGACCAGTGGGACATCGTGCGCACGCAGGACGAAGCCGTGCGCACCTTCTACATGGCCGGGCCCGCCGGCATCCCCACGCAGGTGGCTTTCAGCCAGGCCACGCGCTGGCCCAGCCTGGACACCGACCGCGCCGAGGGCTGCATCCGGTCCTACGACCACGCCTTCAGCAAGGAAGGCGGCCTGGCCGTGCTGCGCGGCAACATCGCCCTGGACGGCTGCGTGGTGAAGACGGCCGGCGTGGACGATTCCATCCTGGTGTTCGAGGGCCCGGCCCATGTGGTCGAGTCGCAGGACGAGGCCGTGGCCAACATCCTGGCCGACCAGGTCAAAGCCGGCGACGTGGTTGTGGTGCGCTACGAAGGCCCCAAGGGTGGACCCGGCATGCAGGAAATGCTGTACCCCACCAGCTACATCAAGTCCAAAGGCCTGGGCAAAGCCTGCGCGCTGCTGACCGACGGCCGCTTCTCGGGCGGCACCTCGGGCCTGTCGATCGGCCACTGCTCGCCCGAAGCCGCCGCAGGTGGCGCGATTGGCTTGGTGCGCAACGGCGACCGCATCCGCATCGACATCCCCAACCGCACCATCGACGTGCTGGTCAGCGACGACGAGCTGGCCAAGCGCCGCGCCGAGCAGGACGCCAAGGGCTGGAAGCCCGCGTTGCCGCGTCCGCGCAAGGTGTCGGCCGCGCTCAAGGCCTATGCCAAGCTCGTCATGTCGGCTGACAAGGGCGCCGTGCGCGATCTCTCGCAGCTGGATTGA
- a CDS encoding MaoC family dehydratase, with protein MNELGGYNVEDLKVGMSATYAKTITEADIVLFAAVSGDNNAVHLNEEFAKTTVFGGRIAHGMLSASVISAAIAGRLPGPGTVYLGQNLQFRAPVRPGDTVQATITVTEVNVARKRVNLSTECTVAGKTVITGEALVMVTAAGT; from the coding sequence ATGAATGAACTGGGCGGCTACAACGTGGAAGACCTCAAGGTCGGCATGTCGGCCACGTATGCCAAGACCATCACCGAGGCCGACATCGTGCTGTTCGCCGCCGTGTCCGGCGACAACAACGCCGTGCACCTGAACGAGGAGTTCGCCAAGACCACCGTGTTCGGCGGCCGCATTGCCCACGGCATGCTCAGCGCCAGCGTGATCTCGGCCGCCATCGCGGGGCGGCTGCCGGGGCCGGGCACGGTGTACCTGGGGCAGAACCTGCAGTTCCGGGCCCCGGTGCGCCCGGGCGACACGGTGCAGGCCACCATCACCGTGACCGAGGTCAACGTGGCCCGCAAGCGGGTGAACCTGTCCACCGAGTGCACCGTGGCCGGCAAGACCGTGATCACGGGTGAAGCGCTGGTGATGGTGACGGCGGCAGGCACTTGA
- a CDS encoding outer membrane lipoprotein carrier protein LolA: MRSALRLSRQTFAQYALAAVFSSTAITGYCQSKPQGTPEFNANALMLLLAKHPSGDATFVETKHLALLAQPLVSKGTLNYAPPDKLAIRTTEPKPEAIVVDGDWLSRTADGKTRRIQLSAQPEATGIIEGIRGSLSGNRTALDQNFELSVSGSANQWRMGLVPKDSRVRKLITRIAIEGRQNAITRITTEQADGDRSVMDITPKP, from the coding sequence ATGCGTTCCGCCCTTCGCCTTTCTCGCCAGACCTTTGCACAGTATGCGCTGGCTGCTGTTTTCAGTTCAACAGCCATCACTGGATACTGCCAAAGTAAACCCCAAGGCACGCCCGAGTTCAACGCCAATGCGCTGATGCTGCTGCTGGCCAAACACCCCAGCGGCGACGCCACCTTCGTCGAGACCAAGCACCTGGCGCTGCTGGCGCAGCCGCTGGTCAGCAAGGGCACGTTGAACTACGCGCCGCCCGACAAGCTGGCCATCCGCACCACCGAGCCCAAGCCCGAGGCCATCGTGGTCGACGGCGACTGGCTGTCGCGCACGGCCGACGGCAAGACCCGCCGCATCCAGCTGTCGGCCCAGCCCGAGGCCACCGGCATCATCGAAGGCATACGCGGCTCGCTCTCGGGCAACCGCACGGCGCTGGACCAGAACTTCGAGCTCAGCGTGAGCGGCAGCGCCAACCAGTGGCGCATGGGCTTGGTGCCCAAGGACAGCCGCGTGCGCAAGCTGATCACGCGCATCGCCATCGAGGGCAGGCAGAACGCCATCACCCGCATCACCACCGAGCAGGCCGACGGCGACCGCTCGGTCATGGACATCACGCCCAAGCCATGA
- a CDS encoding MMPL family transporter: MTRATPPEAPLQPAAAGQGSADGITLPRAQRWLRGLAWLALVCGCIWVLATARYSSDMSAFLPKDPSAEQQLLVDQIRDGALSRMLLLAISGGNAEQRALASSALADWLRAQPEIEGAINGDVASRDRDGAFLFAHRYQLSDRITPQRFTAEGLTQALGESLSLLASPAGSLLKPLLPRDPTAEVLHVLDSLASSSTGTHTREGVLASADGQRAILMVMLQASGTDTDAQAQALARIQAAFDRLRPGPAGPEAALQLAMTGAPYFSVQSRAIIKSEVERLSLTGTVLVVLLLLTVYRSPRTLLVGLLPVATGIVAAIAAVALGFGTVHAITIGFGTTLIGESIDFSIYYLVQSRDAHAWRTRFWPTIRLGVLTSLCGFGALTFSSFPGLAQLGLYSMAGLVAALLTTRYLLPAIPTPPPPMDRLVRLGQRVAVGVGLLRRGRWVLVALTGAAVLTTALSSTPMWSRGLDGLNPTPRALQTLDAEIRQDLGAGDLRWLVAVRGDTPEQALTRAEGVQAALAPLVAQGLLARIDSPSRFLPSAATQAQRLASLPAPDVLQANLQQALTRVPFQAQALAPFLGEAEAARQTPPISLADLKGTSFALGLSALLLRHGEGHVALLALQPPLDGAALGDTAPGAAPASEPARLDRLAATLADRVPGLLSRWQQSQAPLTTSASAAADELPPALFIDLTQATESMFGSYLTQAGKLAVAGVAGVVLLLGLSLRSARGVVRVLLPMAGALVFVLAAHALAGRSLTLLHLVGLMLVVAVGSNYALYFEQAIDVQPDSNAPRTAASDSQHAALASLLLANLSTMIGFGILAFSQVPVLQAIGATVGPGALLALVLAAAWSRRVSPGAAQPAVTVPLIPATAAHRA, translated from the coding sequence ATGACGCGTGCCACGCCCCCCGAGGCGCCGTTGCAGCCCGCCGCCGCGGGCCAGGGCTCGGCCGACGGCATCACCCTGCCGCGCGCGCAGCGCTGGCTGCGCGGCCTGGCCTGGCTGGCGCTGGTCTGCGGCTGCATCTGGGTGTTGGCCACGGCGCGCTACAGCAGCGACATGTCGGCCTTCTTGCCCAAGGACCCCAGCGCCGAGCAACAGCTGCTGGTCGACCAGATCCGTGACGGCGCGCTCTCGCGCATGCTGCTGCTGGCCATCTCCGGCGGCAATGCCGAGCAGCGCGCGCTGGCCTCGTCTGCGCTGGCCGACTGGCTGCGCGCCCAGCCCGAGATCGAAGGCGCCATCAACGGCGATGTGGCCAGCCGCGACCGCGACGGCGCCTTCCTGTTCGCCCACCGCTACCAGCTCAGCGATCGCATCACGCCGCAGCGGTTCACGGCCGAGGGTCTGACGCAGGCCCTGGGCGAATCGCTGTCGCTGCTGGCCTCGCCGGCGGGCAGCCTGCTCAAGCCGCTGCTGCCGCGCGACCCGACGGCCGAGGTGCTGCACGTGCTCGACAGCCTGGCCTCGTCCAGCACCGGCACGCACACCCGCGAGGGCGTGCTGGCCTCGGCCGATGGCCAGCGCGCCATCCTCATGGTGATGCTGCAGGCCAGCGGCACCGACACCGATGCCCAGGCGCAGGCGCTGGCGCGCATCCAGGCCGCCTTCGACCGCCTGCGGCCCGGCCCGGCCGGGCCTGAGGCCGCGCTGCAGCTGGCCATGACGGGCGCGCCCTACTTCTCGGTGCAGTCGCGCGCCATCATCAAAAGCGAGGTCGAGCGCCTGTCGCTGACTGGCACTGTGCTGGTCGTGCTGCTGCTGCTGACCGTGTACCGCTCGCCGCGCACGCTGCTCGTGGGCCTGTTGCCCGTGGCCACTGGCATCGTGGCCGCCATTGCGGCCGTGGCGCTGGGTTTTGGCACCGTGCACGCCATCACCATCGGGTTTGGCACCACGCTGATCGGCGAGTCCATCGACTTCAGCATCTACTACCTGGTGCAGTCGCGCGATGCCCACGCCTGGCGCACGCGCTTCTGGCCCACGATTCGCCTGGGCGTGCTGACCTCGCTGTGCGGCTTCGGCGCGCTCACGTTCTCCAGCTTTCCGGGCCTGGCGCAGCTGGGCCTGTATTCCATGGCCGGGCTGGTGGCCGCGCTGCTGACCACGCGCTACCTGCTGCCGGCCATCCCCACGCCGCCGCCGCCCATGGACCGGCTGGTGCGCCTGGGCCAGCGTGTGGCGGTGGGCGTGGGCCTGCTGCGCCGCGGCCGCTGGGTGCTGGTGGCGCTGACGGGCGCGGCCGTGCTGACCACGGCGCTCTCCAGCACGCCAATGTGGTCGCGCGGCCTGGACGGCCTCAACCCCACGCCGCGCGCCCTGCAGACGCTGGACGCCGAGATCCGCCAGGACCTGGGCGCGGGTGACCTGCGCTGGCTGGTGGCCGTGCGTGGCGACACCCCCGAGCAGGCCCTGACCCGCGCCGAAGGCGTGCAGGCCGCCCTCGCGCCCCTGGTCGCGCAAGGCCTGCTGGCGCGCATCGACAGCCCGAGCCGCTTCTTGCCCAGCGCCGCCACCCAGGCGCAGCGCCTGGCCAGCCTGCCGGCGCCCGACGTGCTGCAGGCCAACCTGCAGCAGGCGCTGACCCGGGTACCGTTTCAGGCCCAGGCGCTGGCGCCCTTCCTCGGCGAGGCCGAGGCTGCGCGCCAGACCCCGCCGATCTCGCTGGCCGACCTGAAAGGCACCAGCTTTGCCCTGGGCCTGTCGGCGCTGCTGCTGCGCCATGGCGAAGGCCACGTGGCGCTGCTGGCCTTGCAGCCGCCGCTTGACGGGGCCGCGTTGGGCGACACAGCCCCCGGTGCCGCACCCGCCAGCGAACCAGCGCGGCTCGACCGCCTGGCCGCCACGCTGGCCGACCGGGTGCCCGGCCTGCTGAGCCGCTGGCAGCAGAGCCAGGCCCCACTGACCACCTCGGCCTCGGCTGCGGCCGACGAACTGCCGCCCGCGCTCTTCATCGACCTGACGCAGGCCACCGAATCCATGTTCGGCAGCTACCTGACCCAGGCCGGCAAGCTGGCCGTGGCTGGCGTGGCTGGCGTGGTGCTGTTGCTGGGGTTGTCGCTGCGCAGCGCGCGCGGCGTGGTGCGCGTGCTGCTGCCCATGGCGGGCGCTCTCGTTTTCGTGCTGGCCGCGCACGCGCTGGCCGGGCGTTCGCTCACGCTGCTGCACCTGGTCGGGCTGATGCTGGTGGTGGCCGTGGGCTCGAACTACGCGCTGTATTTTGAGCAAGCCATCGACGTGCAGCCGGACAGCAACGCCCCGCGCACGGCGGCCAGCGACAGCCAGCACGCGGCCCTGGCGTCGCTGCTGCTGGCCAACCTGTCCACCATGATCGGCTTCGGCATCCTGGCCTTCTCGCAGGTGCCCGTGCTGCAGGCGATTGGCGCCACCGTGGGCCCGGGGGCGCTGCTGGCGCTCGTGCTGGCCGCCGCTTGGTCGCGCCGCGTTTCGCCAGGGGCGGCGCAGCCCGCCGTCACGGTGCCACTCATCCCTGCAACCGCTGCACACCGGGCGTAG
- a CDS encoding (2Fe-2S) ferredoxin domain-containing protein — protein sequence MSQALPFLSAAEAAVPGKTKPKIGAYHRHLLVCTGPRCAPDGEAQALFDSLGAVLAEAGLDRGEQRVKRTRMGCVAACKGGPIVCVQPDGVWYWDVTPDNLRRIVHEHLHGGRVVEELVFHQGPGSGCDDR from the coding sequence ATGTCCCAAGCCCTGCCCTTTCTTTCTGCCGCCGAAGCCGCCGTGCCCGGCAAAACCAAACCCAAGATCGGCGCCTACCACCGCCACCTCCTGGTCTGCACCGGGCCCCGCTGCGCGCCCGATGGCGAAGCGCAGGCCCTGTTCGATTCGCTGGGCGCCGTGCTGGCCGAAGCCGGCCTCGACCGCGGCGAACAGCGCGTCAAACGCACGCGCATGGGCTGTGTGGCGGCCTGCAAAGGCGGGCCCATCGTCTGCGTGCAGCCCGATGGCGTCTGGTACTGGGACGTGACGCCCGACAACCTGCGCCGCATCGTGCACGAGCACCTGCACGGCGGCCGCGTGGTGGAGGAACTGGTGTTCCACCAGGGCCCGGGCTCGGGATGCGACGATCGCTGA
- a CDS encoding SDR family oxidoreductase produces MISNFKDKVAVLTGGASGFGLEMARIGVARGMRVVLVDVQQDALDAAVKELTAAGGQVMARKVDVANPQAMEALAAEVKATWGAPNLVFNNAGVSTGGLIWENSVADWEWVLGVNLWGVIHGVRVFTPMMLEAAKTQPGYEGHIVNTASMAGLVTMPNMGVYNVSKHAVVAFTETLYQDLQLVTDHISASVLCPYFVPTGIDKSDRNRPDKDAQLSKSQLLKKELTSSAVSKGKVSAADIARNVFEATEHNHFYIYSHPHALASVQQRADAIVNRTQPPNPYAAKPEIGEMLRKAFRVAYE; encoded by the coding sequence GTGATTTCGAATTTCAAGGACAAGGTGGCCGTGTTGACCGGGGGCGCTTCGGGTTTCGGCCTGGAGATGGCCCGCATCGGCGTGGCGCGCGGCATGCGGGTGGTGTTGGTGGACGTGCAGCAAGATGCCCTGGACGCCGCCGTGAAGGAGCTGACCGCGGCGGGCGGCCAGGTCATGGCGCGCAAGGTGGACGTGGCCAATCCCCAAGCCATGGAAGCCCTGGCGGCCGAGGTCAAGGCGACCTGGGGCGCGCCCAACCTGGTGTTCAACAACGCCGGCGTGTCGACGGGTGGCCTGATCTGGGAAAACTCCGTCGCCGACTGGGAGTGGGTGCTGGGCGTCAACCTGTGGGGCGTGATCCACGGCGTGCGCGTGTTCACCCCCATGATGCTGGAGGCTGCCAAGACCCAGCCCGGCTACGAGGGCCACATCGTCAACACCGCCAGCATGGCGGGCCTGGTCACCATGCCCAACATGGGCGTCTACAACGTCAGCAAGCATGCCGTGGTGGCGTTCACCGAAACGCTGTACCAAGACCTGCAGCTGGTGACCGACCACATCTCGGCCAGCGTGCTGTGCCCGTATTTCGTGCCCACGGGCATCGACAAGAGCGACCGCAACCGCCCCGACAAGGATGCCCAGCTGTCCAAGAGCCAGTTGCTGAAGAAGGAGCTGACGTCGTCCGCGGTCAGCAAGGGCAAGGTGTCGGCCGCCGACATCGCGCGCAACGTGTTCGAGGCCACCGAGCACAACCACTTCTACATCTACAGCCACCCGCATGCGCTGGCCAGCGTGCAGCAGCGCGCCGATGCCATCGTGAACCGCACGCAGCCGCCCAACCCCTACGCCGCCAAGCCCGAAATCGGCGAAATGCTGCGCAAGGCCTTCCGCGTGGCCTACGAATGA
- a CDS encoding zinc-dependent peptidase codes for MGLAVLLLGLALAGWFWWRPSWVALRRARIRRRPFPAAWRKILREQVPAVARLPANLQLKLKGDVQVFLAEKPFIGCAGLEVTDTMRLVVAAQACLLQLGRRNHLFPDLTQVLLYPGAFIVQRTEAAGLGLQRDVQRVLSGESWSQGQVILSWDDVLAGAARPADGHNVVVHEFAHQLDQEKGVANGAPPLPLRTGRAGRVRWAQVLGEAFTRLRQQIDRGEDHLLDAYGATDPAEFFAVACEVFFEQPEALAQAEPALFEQLCLCHRVNPLSWR; via the coding sequence ATGGGGCTCGCGGTGCTGCTGCTGGGCCTGGCGCTGGCGGGCTGGTTCTGGTGGCGGCCCAGCTGGGTGGCCCTGCGCCGCGCGCGCATCCGGCGGCGGCCGTTTCCGGCCGCCTGGCGAAAAATCCTGCGCGAGCAGGTGCCGGCCGTGGCACGCCTGCCGGCCAACCTGCAGCTCAAGCTCAAGGGCGATGTGCAGGTCTTCCTGGCCGAGAAGCCCTTCATCGGCTGCGCCGGGCTCGAGGTGACCGACACCATGCGCCTGGTGGTGGCCGCCCAGGCTTGCCTGCTGCAGTTGGGGCGGCGCAACCACCTGTTCCCCGACCTGACGCAGGTGTTGCTCTACCCCGGCGCCTTCATCGTGCAGCGCACCGAGGCCGCCGGCCTGGGCCTGCAGCGCGATGTGCAGCGCGTGCTGTCGGGCGAATCGTGGTCGCAGGGCCAGGTCATCCTGTCGTGGGACGACGTGCTGGCCGGCGCGGCCCGGCCAGCCGATGGCCACAACGTGGTGGTGCACGAGTTCGCGCACCAGCTCGACCAGGAGAAGGGCGTGGCCAACGGCGCGCCACCGCTGCCGTTGCGCACCGGCCGCGCCGGCCGTGTGCGCTGGGCTCAGGTGCTGGGCGAGGCCTTCACGCGCCTGCGCCAGCAGATCGACCGCGGCGAAGACCACCTGCTGGACGCCTACGGCGCCACCGACCCGGCCGAGTTCTTCGCTGTGGCGTGCGAGGTGTTCTTCGAACAACCCGAGGCGCTGGCCCAGGCCGAGCCGGCCCTGTTCGAGCAGCTGTGCCTGTGCCACCGCGTCAACCCGCTGAGTTGGCGCTGA
- a CDS encoding Bug family tripartite tricarboxylate transporter substrate binding protein — MSQPSTPTRRQFCQLGALGLAASCTPAWANTDAFPSKPIKLIVPFPPGGLTDALARNLGASVSTQLGQPVIVDNRPGVGGTIGAELVAKSPADGHTLLLTLSSLLPSASVLYTKLRFNPEKDLICVSESAMLGGAWVVNSSLPVNNVRELVEYSKANPDKVSMASLGAGTPNHVSLTLLNNEYGAKLLHVPYKGEGPMVQDLLGGQINASIVAGIHVQAHKASGKLRCIGVQGSRRSPMLPDVPLLSEQGFKQESWSREGPMAIFAPKGLPPAVLSRLGEAFKVAAATPKVVQYLQEGGIYPHGNLPAEAQANFERYYAIVKRSTAATGVVLD; from the coding sequence ATGAGCCAACCATCCACGCCCACCCGCCGCCAGTTCTGCCAGCTGGGTGCGCTGGGCCTGGCCGCCAGCTGCACGCCAGCCTGGGCCAACACCGACGCCTTCCCCTCCAAGCCCATCAAGCTGATCGTGCCCTTCCCGCCCGGCGGCCTGACCGACGCCCTGGCGCGCAACCTGGGCGCATCGGTCAGCACGCAGCTGGGCCAACCCGTCATCGTGGACAACCGCCCCGGCGTGGGTGGCACCATCGGCGCCGAGCTGGTGGCCAAGTCGCCGGCTGATGGCCACACGCTGCTGCTGACGCTGAGTTCGCTGCTGCCCAGCGCCTCGGTGCTCTACACCAAGCTGCGCTTCAACCCCGAGAAGGACCTGATCTGCGTGTCCGAATCGGCCATGCTGGGCGGTGCCTGGGTGGTGAACAGCAGCCTGCCGGTGAACAACGTGCGCGAGCTGGTCGAGTACTCCAAGGCCAACCCCGACAAGGTCAGCATGGCCAGCCTGGGCGCCGGCACCCCCAACCACGTCTCGCTCACGCTGCTCAACAACGAGTACGGTGCCAAGCTGCTGCACGTGCCCTACAAGGGCGAAGGCCCCATGGTGCAGGACCTGCTGGGCGGCCAGATCAACGCCTCCATCGTCGCCGGCATCCACGTGCAGGCGCACAAGGCCTCGGGCAAGCTGCGCTGCATCGGCGTGCAGGGCTCGCGCCGCTCACCCATGCTGCCCGACGTGCCGCTGCTGTCCGAGCAAGGCTTCAAGCAGGAGAGCTGGAGCCGCGAAGGCCCCATGGCCATCTTCGCGCCCAAGGGCCTGCCGCCCGCCGTGCTGAGCCGCCTGGGCGAGGCCTTCAAGGTGGCGGCCGCCACGCCCAAGGTCGTGCAGTACCTGCAGGAAGGCGGCATCTACCCGCACGGCAACCTGCCCGCGGAGGCCCAGGCCAACTTCGAGCGCTACTACGCCATCGTCAAGCGCAGCACGGCGGCGACAGGCGTGGTGCTGGACTGA
- a CDS encoding fumarate hydratase, protein MTTTIRQQDLIDSIAGALQYISYYHPADYIQHLAQAYEREQSPAAKDAMAQILTNSKMAATGHRPICQDTGIVNVFLKIGMDVRWEGFTGGLEDAINEGVRRGYNHPDNTLRASVVADPHFARKNTKDNTPAVINVQIVPGNTVDVTVAAKGGGSENKSKMIMMNPSDSLVDWVLKTVPTMGAGWCPPGMLGIGIGGTAEKAVLLAKESLMEDLDMYQLLAKSQRGEKLDQVEELRLELYEKVNALGIGAQGLGGLATVLDIKIKMYPTHAASKPVAMIPNCAATRHAHFVLDGSGPVYLEAPSLDLWPKIDWAPDYNKSKKVDLNTLTKEEVASWKPGDTLLLNGKMLTGRDAAHKRIQDMLAKGEKLPVDFTNRVIYYVGPVDPVKDEAVGPAGPTTATRMDKFTDMMLEQTGLIAMIGKAERGPVAIESIKNHKSAYLMAVGGAAYLVSKAIKQAKVVGFEDLGMEAIYEFDVVDMPVTVAVDAGGTSAHITGPAEWQKKIASGEFKVMPVVAA, encoded by the coding sequence ATGACCACGACGATCCGCCAACAGGACCTGATCGACTCGATCGCAGGCGCCCTGCAATACATCAGCTACTACCACCCTGCCGATTACATCCAGCATCTGGCCCAGGCGTACGAGCGCGAGCAAAGCCCGGCTGCCAAGGATGCGATGGCGCAGATCCTGACCAACTCCAAGATGGCCGCCACCGGCCACCGCCCCATCTGTCAGGACACCGGCATCGTCAACGTGTTCCTCAAGATCGGCATGGACGTGCGCTGGGAAGGTTTCACCGGCGGCCTGGAAGACGCCATCAACGAAGGCGTGCGGCGCGGCTATAACCACCCCGACAACACGCTGCGCGCCTCGGTCGTGGCCGACCCACACTTCGCGCGCAAGAACACCAAGGACAACACGCCGGCCGTGATCAACGTGCAGATCGTGCCCGGCAACACCGTGGACGTGACCGTGGCCGCCAAGGGCGGCGGCAGCGAGAACAAGTCCAAGATGATCATGATGAACCCCAGCGACTCGCTGGTGGACTGGGTGCTCAAGACTGTGCCCACCATGGGCGCCGGCTGGTGCCCGCCGGGCATGCTGGGCATCGGCATTGGCGGCACGGCCGAAAAGGCGGTGCTGCTGGCCAAGGAAAGCCTGATGGAAGACCTGGACATGTACCAGCTGCTGGCCAAGAGCCAGCGTGGCGAGAAGCTGGACCAGGTCGAAGAGCTGCGCCTGGAGCTGTACGAGAAGGTCAACGCCTTGGGCATCGGCGCGCAGGGCCTGGGCGGCCTGGCCACGGTGCTGGACATCAAGATCAAGATGTACCCCACGCACGCGGCCTCCAAGCCCGTGGCCATGATCCCCAACTGCGCCGCCACGCGCCACGCTCACTTCGTGCTGGACGGCTCGGGTCCCGTGTACCTGGAAGCCCCGTCGCTGGACCTGTGGCCCAAGATCGACTGGGCGCCGGACTACAACAAGTCCAAGAAGGTCGACCTGAACACGCTGACCAAGGAAGAAGTTGCCAGCTGGAAGCCCGGCGACACGCTGCTCTTGAACGGCAAGATGCTGACCGGCCGTGACGCCGCCCACAAGCGCATCCAGGACATGCTGGCCAAGGGCGAGAAGCTGCCGGTGGACTTCACCAACCGCGTCATCTACTACGTCGGCCCGGTCGACCCGGTGAAGGACGAGGCCGTCGGCCCGGCCGGCCCGACCACGGCCACGCGCATGGACAAGTTCACCGACATGATGCTGGAGCAGACCGGCCTCATCGCCATGATCGGCAAGGCCGAGCGCGGCCCTGTGGCCATCGAGAGCATCAAGAACCACAAGTCGGCCTACCTGATGGCCGTGGGCGGCGCCGCCTACCTGGTCAGCAAGGCCATCAAGCAGGCCAAGGTCGTCGGCTTCGAGGACCTGGGCATGGAAGCCATCTACGAGTTCGACGTGGTCGACATGCCGGTGACCGTGGCCGTGGATGCCGGCGGCACCAGCGCCCACATCACCGGCCCGGCCGAGTGGCAAAAGAAGATCGCCAGCGGCGAATTCAAGGTGATGCCGGTGGTCGCGGCCTGA